A single Plasmodium knowlesi strain H genome assembly, chromosome: 13 DNA region contains:
- a CDS encoding 40S ribosomal protein S8e, putative has protein sequence MGISRDGRHKLRLTGGKKKIHKKKRKYELGRPPSNTKLGSRQVHVVRGRGKNLKYRAIKLDSGSFSWPAFGVSKITRIIDVVYNASNNELVRTKTLVKNCIVLIDSHPFTTWYENTFGVTLGKKKKGKTDEENKEENKAEGEENEENNEEKDEKAKSSYSVIKKIGKSKQIDPALLEQFKQGRVLACISSRPGQCGKADGYIIEGDELLFYKRKMDKKKRN, from the exons ATGGGTATCAGCAGAGACGGCCGACACAAACTCCGCCTTAccggtggaaaaaaaaaaatccacaagaagaagagaaagtaTGAATTAGGAAGGCCCCCATCGAACACCAAATTGGGTAGTAGACAAGTCCATGTTGTTAGGGGAAGAGGGAAGAATCTCAAGTATCGTGCAATCAAACTTGATTCAGGCAGCTTTTCCTGGCCAGCATTTGGAGTTTCAAAAATTACCAGAATTATCGACGTTGTTTATAATGCATCCAACAATGAGCTCGTCAGAACAAAGACATTGGTTAAAAACTGCATCGTCTTGATTGATTCTCATCCATTTACTACATG GTATGAAAACACATTTGGTGTAACcctaggaaagaagaaaaaaggaaaaactgatGAAGAGAACAAAGAGGAGAACAAAGCTgaaggtgaagaaaatgaagaaaataatgaagagaaaGATGAAAAGGCAAAGTCGTCATACTCGGTAATTAAGAAGATAGGAAAATCCAAACAGATCGACCCAGCTTTGTTGGAACAGTTCAAACAGGGAAGAGTGTTGGCTTGCATCAGCAGCAGACCTGGACAGTGCGGTAAAGCTGATGGTTACATCATTGAGGGCGATGAGTTGCTATTTTACAAGCGTAAAATggacaagaaaaagagaaattaa
- a CDS encoding FANCJ-like helicase, putative, whose translation MEGKIHKRYKVVKNEDVNHRYTINDVEVYFPYELYDCQYNYMLSVLNALKKKENAILESPTGTGKTLCLLCASISYLVDVLEKKGAFSENINITENKKNISLDFKENENSRSSPPKASPANDFPKIIYASRTHSQLKQVIKELKNVYFIKNNEKYKLLTTILGSRDQLCVHNINYNYKGTMLNNMCKRARKNGECMYHNGLKYLYKLKHLFTIPMDVETLSEIGKGNSVGQNIHFCPFYATREIQNECHVILLPYNYLFEESTRKILKLNLENSIIIIDEGHNIETVAEEAVSFKIKDSDLNLFLDGIKATLTVLDKVKDVDKEMRERISVDELFKLNRSITALISWLENERLEISGKNKIKEKHKTYEGKEIFDIFQKNNINITKDNFEKFHTLLTCMVELLNRYINDFKITAMDVKNINKYIATIDNIRKSFSILFSDVVRNCIEYFQLFINEEKVPYTECADVSKVYDNMKKFTKSKTKIVYDKYNYTMSKNISLLCFSATASLCGILKEKVNSIIVTSGTLSPIEPFSKQLSGNYFSFKHILENDHVIKSHQLFVGCMTHYNNQILLSTYENRSNDNYIQALGNCIFDLIICIPYGVLIFFSSYSSMTETVNAWKKFKIFEKINSYKTIFVEPNKAAELKDILQQYEYIIKKKRKGAILMGVCRGKISEGIDFKDDCCRGVIICGLPYGNVYDSKIIFKKEFLDNFKYEFSPPNDILGGDNGAGALSNNTTLSNISKGNKWYNEEAMRSINQSIGRVIRHKNDYGSIFFLDSRFSNNQRIKEISKWVRTHFRIYRDIEQIQSDIDKFFELFKGIEQNNLDVSASASGGENTKGEGDSSSATGNTNSYMKQIGKNFQDCYIKSSNNKTNRNKHSMAQNKFVFNPIKKMKNQPKILSMIQNITKGKKEEKSILVDDNKELNIFKSTDVVDEEKAPGAKLSSTKLENAKSLISSFREILSKEIYEQVFNLIRDTKRMSGENKYELMISKILELVVQNFVEERREDLGGGKVAKGSPEQGEHVKEDSLKGTYVQSSATAHFNDVMTADQLKVVWGMLVNLINNFLPSQEKEKCFLLLQKRFKERTTNFDDLEKYVYNYRLEKIEMI comes from the coding sequence ATGGAGGGTAAAATTCACAAGAGGTACAAAGTGGTGAAGAACGAAGATGTGAACCATCGGTACACTATCAACGACGTAGAGGTGTATTTCCCCTACGAGCTGTACGACTGTCAGTATAATTACATGTTGAGCGTTTTGAATGcactgaagaaaaaggagaatgcgATTTTGGAGTCCCCTACTGGTACGGGGAAGACGCTCTGTCTGCTTTGCGCGAGTATTAGCTACCTGGTAGACGTGTTGGAAAAGAAGGGAGCTTTCtcagaaaatataaacatcacggaaaataagaagaacatATCATTAGattttaaggaaaatgaaaatagcaGAAGTAGCCCACCTAAAGCTTCCCCCGCTAATGACTTTCCCAAGATAATTTATGCATCTAGAACCCACAGTCAGTTGAAGCAAGTGATAAAGgagttaaaaaatgtatacttTATTAAGAACAATGAAAAGTATAAACTTCTAACAACTATTTTAGGTTCCAGAGATCAGCTATGTGTTCACAACATTAACTACAACTATAAGGGAACCATGTTAAATAATATGTGTAAGAGGGCGAGGAAGAATGGGGAGTGCATGTACCACAATGGATTGAAGTACCTGTACAAGTTAAAACATTTATTTACGATTCCGATGGATGTCGAAACACTTAGTGAGATAGGAAAAGGGAACTCGGTAGGACagaatattcatttttgtccATTCTACGCAACGAGGGAAATTCAAAATGAATGCCACGTAATTCTGCTTCCATATAATTACCTCTTCGAAGAAAGCACAAGGAAAATTCTCAAGCTAAACTTAGAAAATAGCATCATTATAATTGACGAAGGCCACAATATAGAAACTGTTGCAGAAGAGGCAGTGTCGTTCAAAATTAAGGACTCAGACTTGAACCTGTTTCTGGATGGCATCAAGGCTACGTTAACTGTGTTAGACAAAGTGAAGGATGTTGATAAGGAAATGAGAGAAAGAATCAGTGTGGACGAATTGTTCAAACTAAATAGAAGCATCACAGCGTTGATCTCCTGGCTGGAGAATGAAAGGTTGGAAATaagtgggaaaaataaaattaaggaaaaacataagacctatgaaggaaaagaaatttttgatatttttcaaaaaaataacataaatataacaaaggataattttgaaaaattccaCACTTTGTTGACATGCATGGTGGAATTACTGAATAGATATATTAACGATTTTAAAATCACTGCTATGGatgttaaaaatatcaacAAGTATATTGCTACCATTGATAACATACGTAAATCCTTTAGCATCCTGTTTAGCGATGTAGTCCGGAATTGCATTGAATACTTTCAATTGTTCATTAATGAAGAGAAAGTACCCTATACTGAATGTGCTGATGTAAGCAAAGTGTATGAtaacatgaaaaaatttactaaAAGTAAAACCAAGATTGTATATGATAAGTATAATTACACCATGAGCAAGAATATATCACTTTTGTGCTTTTCCGCCACGGCAAGTTTATGTggaattttaaaagaaaaagtgaattcGATCATTGTAACATCGGGAACACTGTCTCCAATTGAACCTTTTTCGAAGCAACTTAGCGGGAATTATTTCTCGTTCAAACATATTCTTGAAAATGATCATGTAATAAAATCTCATCAGCTTTTTGTTGGATGCATGACACATTACAACAATCAAATTTTGCTCTCGACATATGAAAATAGGAGCAATGATAATTACATCCAGGCGTTGGGGAATTGTATTTTCGACCTTATTATTTGCATCCCTTACGGTGtgttaattttcttttcgtcgTACAGTTCTATGACCGAAACGGTGAACGcttggaaaaaatttaaaattttcgaaaaaataaattcatacAAGACGATTTTCGTGGAACCAAATAAAGCAGCAGAGTTGAAGGACATTCTACAACAGTACGAATatattatcaaaaaaaaaagaaaaggagccATTCTTATGGGGGTCTGTAGAGGAAAAATCTCCGAAGGAATAGACTTCAAGGATGACTGCTGTAGGGGAGTCATTATTTGTGGTTTGCCATATGGAAATGTATATGACagtaaaattattttcaagaAAGAATTTCTAGACAATTTTAAATAcgaattttctcctccaaaTGATATTCTAGGTGGGGATAATGGAGCGGGTGCCTTATCAAACAACACGACTTTATCGAACATTTCCAAGGGGAATAAATGGTACAATGAAGAAGCAATGAGGTCTATCAACCAATCCATTGGAAGAGTGATTCGACACAAAAATGACTACGGgtctattttctttttagatTCCAGATTTTCCAACAACCAGAGAATTAAAGAAATCTCCAAATGGGTCAGAACTCACTTTCGCATATATAGAGATATCGAACAAATACAAAGTGACATAGACAAATTTTTTGAACTCTTTAAGGGGATAGAACAGAATAATCTAGACGTAAGCGCTAGTGCAAgtggaggggaaaatacaaaagggGAGGGAGATAGCAGCAGCGCTACTGGAAATACAAATAGCTATATGAAACAAATCGGGAAGAATTTTCAAGACTGTTATATCAAGAGCAGTAACAATAAGACCAACAGGAACAAACACTCCATGGCACAGAACAAATTTGTCTTCAACCCAAttaagaagatgaaaaaccAACCGAAAATACTTAGCATGATACAGAATATcaccaaagggaaaaaagaggagaagagTATTTTGGTCGATGATAACAAAGAacttaacatttttaaaagtacTGATGTGGTGGATGAGGAAAAGGCACCTGGAGCTAAGCTCTCCAGCACCAAACTGGAAAACGCCAAATCACTCATATCATCCTTTAGGGAAATTCTGTCGAAAGAAATTTATGAGCAGGTTTTCAATCTCATCAGGGATACTAAAAGGATGAGCGGCGAGAATAAGTATGAGTTGATGATTAGCAAAATTTTGGAGCTAGTTGTTCAGAATTTTGttgaagaaagaagagaagacttgggaggggggaaagtCGCCAAAGGATCCCCTGAACAAGGCGAACATGTCAAGGAGGACTCCCTCAAAGGAACATATGTCCAATCAAGTGCAACAGCACACTTCAACGATGTAATGACCGCCGATCAGTTGAAGGTCGTGTGGGGTATGCTGGTGAACCTCATTAACAATTTCCTTCCATCccaagaaaaggaaaagtgttttcttctccttcagaAAAGGTTTAAGGAGAGGACCACTAATTTTGATGATTTGGAGAAGTATGTGTACAATTATaggttggaaaaaattgagaTGATTTAG
- a CDS encoding AP2 domain transcription factor AP2-G2, putative codes for MVNAASNLRNLCFGVLKSINKKYEREKDVKEAEEEGEVENAEEKEEEDGEGGEGIIRKGEGISGEYCGEDEEMGSAQNHATDIGSSVEKNTKTDYTFDGNNCGDGNEEYATNNEQHYHDGEEKFSLNVSTGGVSSSSTTATPPCEIKADDPSYCTNGSNHREESSNLDSTMFEGIHKVANIFLEEKNRGGLVGDSLNADVNLNTNADMSVHPFKNSSAYDEWKVCDAPVMQSNFSAGNSSEACNTVEACNTVGAGKPASTLSTDGYNNASYLYPREIHLRNDVGNDGVANNVTVATTEQTQSSGKDPMWKEKYKAGEDGCDKSGRKIYNPDAPEKIMRKKIRAQRDMHDTALTANSVNVERILMDYYREKVNSNNYEEKLSNSCRFFISTSNPYNYDIKMIKENCLTIYQLLYKEKKKWCSIYICTNDGPMSNFNYHLYKILCGKEDIYMYFFLLKKFIFSCYIYFNLVSIKIFSTFTNKGENIMLYDFTHIINGKNTFLGESSKCFGGPCVSGDLGGEVSSTSGGAEHKQQREQLSQKSPRQSPIQSPTQSPRQLPIQSPHQSPRHSSPQLLPQLPSQQLRPHLPTVVEADQGENQAEEWNRETETPHQRNRSSNIYNLKSENNKSEEEAQFLNFLYDPCKHLYVNKLNASENYFHFFNKEESSDIKKKLKLFISTHSPTMINITKKWNSFYINKNKISSFVEKYKDVNYSPADNLRKNGTEKFISEFVETFCVMIDEVQAPRENKTNVVIRQHSKGMHLGRGRPSKKAFTWMTKHGRGRPSIAKKEYDAGNTRWPHKLRRAFTTADEITEMNDKNCSRDRSGRYGKRLGKSYEHFDEKARSVSMVESTHHYTGAKFEWEDRTAEEGKNTSNAKDQPEGNNPPSEDAIMKGEETTERKNKKAPLPVVEPKMVPNYTPSSQWYKGGRSTSGCTAEVIAKFLGSVNIRRSRILLRKGSGSSDSDTNDNGSAKESEFNEDSCDSDVQNTEIESGYEGKKNMNNEEGVTARGAESGAAKGAHGDKRSSKGHLRNNIFLNNLNILITDLNELYDYLENFRYGEVTRGGGVEVNNNNFPANDPRGSYNNNLAKGDNGSGDPEGAEESNHAQQGKDEGEVSTGDLNRRFKAERDFGNLYTIGTTCVDGGTHSDAANSETNKTYGSGKEDFYNVEISSVDLKSFCSVCSGIQYDNFGNNLNEGKNGNYKKLDVFMKESDFFCNCNNLNIFHNENGNPNDDLKICFNGEMTSEEYYMLRKNDIEKMNRTIDEIIYMNHQQGLGGSAGEGTDGGLAYEEDDNGNDDDDGDDEDSDDGDYDEEDEVEDEGRTKVVVRTRRRSSSVGGGVGITTGPGRRRGRVAKMELKNRYIGRGKNKMWASNTAAKDLNNKSATNRELRTMRRNKFGKYHQQTEKKNKNVKSLSPSQNYEIKSSRVKKLEKFTSVDQENLREVFGPTGVSGVYFEKSRSSWTAQYKVSGGKRRAKRFLVTKNMTYEEIENVKQQCIAYRKQMEKEYIKEFLDEDKKKTPSSVTSPSSAIGLVSVKKNKRKRKMKSFYDN; via the coding sequence ATGGTGAACGCCGCAAGTAATCTAAGAAATCTGTGTTTTGGAGTTCTCAAGAGTATTAACAAGAAATACGAGAGGGAGAAAGACGTCAAGGAggcagaggaagaaggagaagtggAGAATgctgaagaaaaggaagaggaagatggaGAAGGGGGTGAAGGAATAATCCGTAAAGGGGAAGGTATATCTGGCGAATACTGTGgagaggatgaagaaatggGTAGCGCTCAAAACCACGCGACAGATATTGGAAGCAGTGTAGAAAAGAACACTAAGACGGATTATACGTTTGATGGTAACAATTGTGGGGACGGAAACGAGGAATATGCTACAAACAATGAGCAACACTACCACGATGGGGAGGAGAAGTTTTCACTTAATGTGAGTACCGGTGGAGTTAGTTCCAGTAGCACCACTGCGACTCCCCCCTGTGAAATCAAAGCGGATGACCCCAGTTACTGCACCAATGGTAGCAACCATCGGGAGGAAAGCTCAAATTTAGATTCCACTATGTTTGAAGGGATCCATAAAGTGGCAAATATATTCcttgaggagaaaaacagAGGGGGTCTCGTCGGTGACAGCTTAAATGCAGATGTGAACCTTAACACGAATGCAGACATGAGTGTCCATCCGTTCAAAAATTCGAGTGCATATGATGAGTGGAAGGTGTGTGATGCTCCCGTTATGCAGAGCAACTTCAGCGCGGGCAACAGCAGCGAAGCGTGCAATACCGTTGAAGCGTGCAACACTGTCGGAGCTGGAAAACCCGCGAGCACGCTCAGCACCGACGGATATAACAACGCGAGCTACTTGTACCCCAGGGAAATCCACTTACGTAACGACGTTGGGAATGACGGTGTGGCAAACAACGTGACCGTAGCGACAACAGAACAGACACAATCCAGCGGCAAGGATCCaatgtggaaggaaaagtacaAGGCAGGAGAAGACGGGTGCgataaaagtggaagaaaaatatataatccTGACGCACCTGAAAAAATAATgcggaagaaaataagagcACAAAGAGATATGCATGACACTGCATTAACAGCTAATTCAGTTAATGTGGAAAGGATACTAATGGATTATTATCGTGAGAAGGTTAACTCCAATAATTATGAAGAGAAGCTATCCAATTCTTGTCGCTTCTTCATTTCAACATCGAATCCATACAACTATGATATAAAGATGATTAAGGAGAATTGCCTGACGATATATCAGCTTctatataaagaaaagaaaaagtggtgCTCTATCTACATTTGCACAAATGATGGACCCATGTCAAATTTTAATTACCATTTATATAAGATTCTGTGCGGAAAGGAAgacatttatatgtacttttttctgttgaagaaatttatattttcttgttatatatatttcaattTAGTAAGCATAAAGATTTTTTCAACCTTTACTAACAAGGGGGAGAATATTATGCTTTACGACTTTACGCACATAATAAATGGGAAGAATACTTTTTTAGGTGAGTCTTCGAAGTGTTTTGGTGGACCTTGCGTCAGCGGAGATCTCGGCGGGGAGGTGTCTAGTACGTCGGGTGGCGCTGAGCATAAGCAGCAGCGGGAGCAATTGTCACAGAAGTCGCCAAGGCAGTCTCCAATCCAGTCCCCAACGCAGTCTCCACGTCAGTTGCCAATCCAGTCTCCACACCAGTCGCCAAGGCATTCATCACCACAGTTACTACCACAGTTGCCATCGCAGCAGCTGCGGCCACATCTGCCAACCGTGGTGGAGGCCGATCAGGGGGAAAACCAAGCGGAGGAATGGAACCGAGAAACAGAAACTCCCCATCAGAGAAACAGGAGTAGCAACATATACAACCTAAAGAGTGAAAACAacaaaagtgaagaagaggcccaatttttaaattttctataTGACCCATGCAAGCATTTATATGTGAACAAACTGAATGCCagtgaaaattattttcactttttcaatAAGGAGGAATCGtcagatataaaaaaaaaactgaagcTTTTTATTAGTACCCATTCCCCCACGATGATTAATATtaccaaaaaatggaactccTTTTACATTaacaagaataaaatttcttcctttgttgAGAAATACAAAGATGTGAATTATTCCCCTGCAGATAACTTAAGAAAGAATGGCACCGAGAAGTTCATAAGTGAATTTGTCGAAACGTTTTGTGTGATGATAGACGAGGTGCAAGCACCCCGGGAAAACAAAACCAATGTAGTGATTCGTCAACATAGTAAAGGAATGCATCTTGGAAGGGGAAGGCCCTCCAAAAAAGCCTTCACTTGGATGACGAAACATGGAAGGGGGAGACCATCTATAGCGAAGAAGGAATATGATGCTGGGAACACACGTTGGCCACACAAACTGAGGAGAGCATTTACTACTGCAGATGAAATTACGGAGATGAACGACAAAAACTGCAGTCGTGATAGAAGCGGTAGATATGGAAAGCGCTTAGGAAAAAGCTACGAACACTTTGATGAAAAGGCAAGGAGTGTGTCCATGGTAGAGAGCACGCACCATTATACGGGTGCGAAGTTCGAATGGGAAGATAGAACTGCAGAAGAGGGGAAGAACACCTCCAATGCAAAGGATCAACCTGAAGGGAATAATCCCCCCAGTGAAGATGCCATCatgaagggggaagaaactactgaaaggaaaaacaagaaaGCTCCTCTGCCCGTGGTGGAACCGAAGATGGTACCGAATTATACTCCCTCTTCGCAGTGGTACAAGGGAGGCAGGAGCACTTCGGGGTGCACTGCGGAAGTGATTGCAAAGTTCTTGGGAAGTGTAAACATTAGAAGAAGTAGAATCTTACTTCGTAAGGGTAGTGGAAGTAGCGATAGCGACACTAATGATAATGGAAGCGCTAAGGAGAGCGAATTTAACGAGGATAGTTGTGACAGTGATGTGCAGAACACCGAGATTGAGTCTGGTTacgaggggaagaaaaatatgaacaatgAGGAAGGGGTTACCGCAAGGGGGGCGGAAAGTGGAGCTGCGAAAGGAGCGCACGGAGACAAGCGTAGTAGCAAAGGGCACCTTCGtaacaatatttttttaaacaacttAAACATACTGATAACAGATTTAAACGAGCTGTATGATTATTTGGAGAACTTTCGATACGGTGAGGTGACACGTGGCGGCGGTGTGGAGgtgaataataataattttcctgCCAACGACCCCAGGGGAAGCTATAACAATAATCTAGCCAAGGGGGACAATGGAAGCGGCGATCCTGAAGGAGCAGAGGAATCCAATCATGCACAGCAGGGGAAGGATGAGGGAGAAGTAAGTACGGGAGATTTGAACAGAAGGTTTAAAGCAGAGAGGGACTTTGGAAACTTGTACACCATAGGGACAACATGCGTAGATGGTGGTACACACAGCGATGCAGCGAACAGCGAAACGAACAAAACATATGGAAGCGGGAAGGAGGATTTTTACAACGTGGAAATTTCCTCAGTAGACTTGAAGAGCTTTTGTTCTGTGTGCTCAGGAATTCAATATGATAATTTtggaaataatttaaatgaaggaaaaaatggaaattacaaaaaattggatGTTTTTATGAAAGAAAGTGATTTTTTCTGTAATTGTAATAACctgaatatttttcacaatgAAAATGGGAACCCTAATgatgatttaaaaatttgtttcAATGGAGAAATGACTTCAGAAGAATATTACATGTTAAGAAAGAATGatattgaaaaaatgaataggaCTATAGATGAAATTATCTATATGAATCATCAACAAGGACTGGGAGGAAGCGCTGGTGAAGGCACCGATGGAGGATTAGCATACGAGGAGGATGATAACGgtaacgatgatgatgatggtgatgacgAGGATAGTGACGACGGTGattatgatgaggaggatgaggtGGAAGATGAAGGTAGAACTAAAGTTGTCGTAAGGACTAGAAGGAGATCCTCAAGTGTTGGTGGAGGGGTAGGTATAACCACCGGGcctggaagaagaagagggcGTGTAGCCAAAATGGAACTTAAGAACAGATACataggaagaggaaaaaataaaatgtgggCCAGTAACACTGCGGCGAAAGACCTAAACAACAAATCAGCAACGAATCGAGAGTTAAGAACTatgagaagaaataaatttggaaaatatcatcaacagacggaaaaaaaaaacaaaaatgtgaaatctTTGTCGCCTTcacaaaattatgaaataAAATCTTCAAGAGTTAAGAAGctagaaaaatttacaagcGTTGATCAGGAAAATCTGCGAGAGGTTTTTGGACCAACCGGTGTTTCTGGAGtctattttgaaaaaagcaGAAGCAGCTGGACAGCCCAGTATAAAGTTAGCGGTGGGAAGAGGAGAGCCAAAAGATTTCTGGTTACCAAAAATATGACCTACgaggaaattgaaaatgtcAAACAACAGTGCATAGCGTATAGGaagcaaatggaaaaggaatacaTCAAAGAATTCCTCGATGAAGATAAGAAGAAAACCCCTTCTAGTGTCACCAGCCCTAGCAGTGCGATTGGGCTGGTATCggttaaaaagaacaaacggaagaggaagatgaagagcTTTTACGACAACTAA
- a CDS encoding plasmepsin IV, putative: MDIAVKEQDYSNGLIKNSAAFENLKFSNIKNFKVQKRFQILYFILFVFVTGIFFFFLISTYFFSPNYNVNKIVQNTEHLTLAFKIERPYDKVLKTISKKNLKNYVKETYNFFKSGYMKQNYLGSENDVIELDDVANIMFYGEGEVGDNHQKFTLIFDTGSANLWVPSKKCTSLGCHIKNLYDSSKSKTYEKDGTKVDITYGSGTVKGFFSKDLVTLGHLSMPYKFIEVTDTDELEPIYSSTEFDGILGLGWKDLSIGSIDPIVVELKNQNKIDNALFTFYLPIHDVHAGYLTIGGIEEKFYEGNITYEKLNHDLYWQIDLDVHFGKQTMQKANVIVDSGTTTITAPSEFLNKFFANLNVIKVPFLPFYVTTCDNKEMPTLEFKSANNTYTLEPEYYMNPLLDVDDTLCMITMLPVDIDTNTFILGDPFMRKYFTVFDYDNESVGFAIAKN; this comes from the coding sequence ATGGATATAGCAGTGAAAGAACAAGACTACTCAAACGGGCTTATCAAAAACTCAGCCGCGTTTGAAAATCTCAAATTTAGCAATatcaaaaattttaaagttCAGAAAAGATTCCAAATACTCTATTTCATTCTGTTTGTTTTTGTAACggggatatttttcttcttcctaatTAGTAcctatttcttttcccccaaTTATAACGTTAACAAAATTGTACAGAACACCGAACATTTAACTTTAGCTTTTAAAATAGAGAGACCCTATGACAAGGTATTAAAAACTATCTCCAAGAAAAACTTGAAAAATTATGTGAAGGAAACCtataatttcttcaaatcTGGATATATGAAACAGAACTATTTAGGAAGTGAAAATGATGTAATCGAATTAGATGATGTAGCAAACATTATGTTTtatggagaaggagaagttgGAGACAATCACCAAAAATTTACACTCATTTTTGACACTGGTTCAGCCAACTTGTGGGTCCCAAGTAAGAAATGTACTTCCCTCGGATGCCACATTAAAAACCTGTACGATTCTAGCAAATCCAAAACTTACGAGAAAGATGGAACTAAAGTTGACATCACTTACGGATCTGGAACCGTAAAAGGTTTCTTCAGTAAAGATTTAGTAACCTTGGGTCATTTGTCCATGCCATACAAATTTATAGAAGTCACCGACACCGATGAATTAGAACCCATTTACAGTAGCACCGAATTCGATGGAATATTAGGTTTAGGATGGAAAGATCTTTCCATCGGATCCATTGATCCCATCGTTGTAGAATTAAAGAaccaaaacaaaatagacaATGCCTTATTCACCTTCTACCTTCCCATCCACGATGTCCACGCCGGTTACCTAACCATTGGtggaattgaagaaaaattctaCGAAGGAAACATCACTtacgaaaaattaaatcacgACTTGTACTGGCAAATTGATTTAGATGTACATTTTGGAAAACAAACTATGCAAAAGGCCAACGTCATTGTTGATAGTGGTACAACAACTATTACCGCCCCTTCAGAATTcttgaacaaattttttgcTAACCTAAATGTTATTAaagttcctttccttccattctACGTAACCACTTGTGATAATAAGGAAATGCCAACTCTTGAGTTCAAATCAGCCAACAACACTTACACCTTGGAGCCCGAATATTACATGAACCCACTTCTCGACGTCGATGACACCTTATGTATGATTACCATGTTACCAGTCGACATTGATACCAACACCTTCATTTTGGGAGACCCATTCATGAGAAAATACTTCACCGTTTTTGACTACGACAACGAGAGTGTCGGTTTTGCTATCGCTAAGAACTGA